The Candidatus Methylomirabilota bacterium nucleotide sequence GCGTGCTGCGGAGCACGAACGCGACGATCTCCACCCGCTCCTCCAGCCCCTGAAGCGCCTGCCGCAGATTGACCGCGATGAGCCCGAACAGTCCGACGGTGAAGAGCGAGAAGGCGATGGTGGTGACCGACAGCCCCGACAGGAGCGGCGCGCGCCGGAAGGAGAGCAGCGCCTCGCGGAAGAGGAGCCTCATCGGCCGCGCCTCATCGGGTGCCCGTGGCGCGGGAGTCGTCCACCGCGCTGTCGTACGCGATCGCGCCTTCGCGCAGCTCGATGTTGCGGTAGTTGGTCTGCCGCACCAGGTCGAGGTCGTGGGTCGCCATCACCACCACCGTGCCGCCGGCGTTGATCTCGCGGAGGAGCTGGAAGACGCCGCGGGTGGCCCGCTCGTCGAGGTTGCCGGTGGGCTCGTCGGCGAGCAGGAGCCCCGGAGACTTCACGATCGCCCGCGCCAGCGATGCCCGTTGGGCCTCGCCCTGGGACAGCTGGTGCGGGAACGCCTGGGCGCGGGCGGAGAGGCCGACCGCCTTGAGCGCCGCGAAGGCCCGGGGGGTGATGTCACGGCGTGGGACGCCGAGGACGCGCAGGACGAAGGCCACGTTCTCGAATACGCTGCGTCCGGCGAGCAGCTTGGAGTCCTGGAACACGATCCCGATCGAGCGCCGCAGCCGCGGGATCTCGGCGCGCCGCAGCTCGGTCACGTCGAAGCCGGCGACCTCGATCTCGCCTTCGGAGGGCGTCTCGGCCCGGTAGAGCATGCGCAGCAGGGTGGTCTTGCCGGCACCGCTGGCGCCGGTGAGGACGACGAACTCACCCTTGGCGATGTGGAACGAGATACCGCTGAGGGCGGCCACCCGGGAGGGACCGGCTCCGAAGACCTTTGACACGTGCTGCAGCCGAATCATGGACTGCCTTCCATCTTACCTAACTATTCAGACTTTCGGAAGTTTCTCCATCAGAAGCCGGTTCACCACGCCGGGATTCGCCTTGCCCTGCGTGGACTTCATCACCTGCCCCACCAGGAAGCCGAGCGCCGCCTTTTTCCCGGCCTTGTAGTCCTCCACGACCTTGGCGTGCGCGGCCAGCACCGCGTCCACCGCCGCCCCGAGGGCGCCCTCGTCGGCCACCTGGGTCAGTCCCTCGCGGCGCACGATCGCCTCCGCGGTGTCGCGCGAGCGGACCATCTTCTCGAACACGTCCTTGGCGATCTTGCCGCTGATCGTTCCGTCGTCCATCAGGCGCAGCAGCCCGACCAGGTGGGCGGGCGGAATGGGCGAAGCCGCCACCGCGCGGTCGTCGTCGGCCGGCACTTCGCGCAGCAGCTCGTTCAGCACCCAGTTGGCGACCGCTTTCGGCTTGCCGGATCCGCGCGCGGCTTCCTCGAAGTAGTCGGCGAGGCCGCGGCCCTGGGTCAGGATGTCGGCGTCGTACGCCGACAGCGCATACTCGGCCTGGAAGCGCGCGCGCCGCGCGCCCGGAAGCTCGGGCAGCCGCTCCCGCATCTCCTCGATCCAGGCCGGCTGCACGTCGAGCGGCGGCAGGTCCGGCTCCGGGAAGTACCGGTAGTCGTGCGCGAACTCCTTGGAGCGCATCGAGACCGTCACCGCGCGGTCCGGATCCCACAGCCGCGTCTCCTGCACGATGCGCTCGCCGGTCTCGAGCGCGCGCGTCTGCCGGCGGATCTCGTGGTCGAGCGCGTCGCGCACGTTGCGGAACGAGTTCATGTTCTTGATCTCGACCTTGGTGCCGTACTCGGCCTGCCCGATCGGTCGCAGCGAGATGTTGGCGTCACAGCGCAGCGAGCCCTCTTCCATGTTGCCGTCGCAGACGCGCAGGTAGATCAGGATCGCGCGCAGGGCCTTGAGATAGGCGGCCGCCTCGTCGGGGCTGCGGAGATCGGGCTTGGAGACGATCTCCATCAGGGGCACGCCGGCCCGGTTGAAGTCGACCTCGCTCGACGGCGCGGTCTCGAGCGCGCCCTCGTGGAGGAGCTTGCCCACGTCCTCCTCCAGGTGCAGGCGCTGGATGCCGACGTCGCGCGCGCCGCCCCGGGCCTCGATCAGCAGATGACCGTGCTCGGCCAGCGGCTCCTCGTACTGGCTGATCTGGTAGTTCTTCGGCATGTCCGGGTAGTAGTAGTGCTTGCGCGCGAAGCGGTTGTGCACGTTGACCCGGCAGCCTATGGCCAGCGCGGTCATGATGCCGTACTCGATCGCGCGGCGGTTGATCACCGGCAGCGAGCCGGGCATGCCCTGGCACACCGGACACGTCTGGGTGTTCGGCTCGGCCCCGAAAGACGCGCGGCAGCCGCAGAACATCTTGGTGCGCGTCGCGAGCTGGGCGTGGACCTCCAGGCCGATGACGGTTTGGTAGGCGCTCATGCGGTGAGTGGCGGCTTGCGCTGGTGCCACGTGGTGACTTGCTGGTAGGCGTGGGCCGCGCGCAGCAGCCGTGCCTCGTCGAAGGCGCGCCCGATGAGCTGCAGCCCGATCGGCAGGCCGGTCTGCGTGAAGCCGCCGGGGATGGACACGCCCGGCAGGCCCGCCAGGTTCACCGGGATCGTGAAGATGTCGTTCAGGTACATCTGGATCGGGTCTTCCTTCTCGCCCATCTTGAAGGCGACGCCCGGGGTGGTGGGCGCCACGATCAGGTCGACCCGCTCGAACGCTTGCTGGAAGTCGCGCCGCACGAGCGTTCGCACCTTCTGGGCCTGGCCGTAGTAGGCGTCGTAGTAACCGGCGGAGAGCACGTAGGTGCCCAGCATCACGCGCCGCTTCACCTCGGTGCCGAAGCCGGCCGCGCGCGTCTTGCTGTACATGTCGATCAGGTCGCGCGCGCCGGGGACCCGCAGGCCGTACTTGACCCCGTCGTAGCGGGCCAGGTTCGACGAGGCCTCGGCGGGCGCGATGACGTAGTAGGCGGCCAGCCCGTACTCGGTATGCGGCAGCGAGACCGGCTCGGTGCGGGCGCCCAGCTTCTCGAGCGCGGCGATGGCCTCCCGCACCGCCCGCTCCACCTCCGGATCCATGCCCTCGATGAAGTACTCCGCCGGCACGCCGAGCCTCAGGCCCTCGATGCCGGAGCGCAGCTCGGCCGGGTAGTCGGGGACGGGGACGTCCACGGACGTCGAATCCATCGGGTCCACGCCCGCGATCGCGTGCAGCATCAGCGCCGCGTCCTCCACGTCCTTGGCGAACGGGCCGATCTGGTCGAGCGACGAGGCGAAGGCGATGAGCCCGTACCGCGAGACGCGCCCGTACGTCGGCTTCATGCCGAGGACGCCCGAGAAGGCCGCGGGCTGACGGATGGAGCCGCCGGTGTCGGTGCCGAGCGTGAGGGCGGCCATGTCGGCCGCCACCGCCGCCGAGGCGCCGCCCGACGAGCCGCC carries:
- the ftsE gene encoding cell division ATP-binding protein FtsE; the encoded protein is MIRLQHVSKVFGAGPSRVAALSGISFHIAKGEFVVLTGASGAGKTTLLRMLYRAETPSEGEIEVAGFDVTELRRAEIPRLRRSIGIVFQDSKLLAGRSVFENVAFVLRVLGVPRRDITPRAFAALKAVGLSARAQAFPHQLSQGEAQRASLARAIVKSPGLLLADEPTGNLDERATRGVFQLLREINAGGTVVVMATHDLDLVRQTNYRNIELREGAIAYDSAVDDSRATGTR
- the gatB gene encoding Asp-tRNA(Asn)/Glu-tRNA(Gln) amidotransferase subunit GatB, with amino-acid sequence MSAYQTVIGLEVHAQLATRTKMFCGCRASFGAEPNTQTCPVCQGMPGSLPVINRRAIEYGIMTALAIGCRVNVHNRFARKHYYYPDMPKNYQISQYEEPLAEHGHLLIEARGGARDVGIQRLHLEEDVGKLLHEGALETAPSSEVDFNRAGVPLMEIVSKPDLRSPDEAAAYLKALRAILIYLRVCDGNMEEGSLRCDANISLRPIGQAEYGTKVEIKNMNSFRNVRDALDHEIRRQTRALETGERIVQETRLWDPDRAVTVSMRSKEFAHDYRYFPEPDLPPLDVQPAWIEEMRERLPELPGARRARFQAEYALSAYDADILTQGRGLADYFEEAARGSGKPKAVANWVLNELLREVPADDDRAVAASPIPPAHLVGLLRLMDDGTISGKIAKDVFEKMVRSRDTAEAIVRREGLTQVADEGALGAAVDAVLAAHAKVVEDYKAGKKAALGFLVGQVMKSTQGKANPGVVNRLLMEKLPKV
- the gatA gene encoding Asp-tRNA(Asn)/Glu-tRNA(Gln) amidotransferase subunit GatA — its product is MGALASLTAHELGARYRRGEATPSAAVTDYLARIDAVDPQVRAFLTVTREEALRRAAEADARFRAGTPRGPLDGVPIALKDVLCTRGIRSTCGSKILDRFVPPYDATVVARLYDAGAILLGKLNMDEFAMGSSTEHSAYFTTRNPWDLARVPGGSSGGASAAVAADMAALTLGTDTGGSIRQPAAFSGVLGMKPTYGRVSRYGLIAFASSLDQIGPFAKDVEDAALMLHAIAGVDPMDSTSVDVPVPDYPAELRSGIEGLRLGVPAEYFIEGMDPEVERAVREAIAALEKLGARTEPVSLPHTEYGLAAYYVIAPAEASSNLARYDGVKYGLRVPGARDLIDMYSKTRAAGFGTEVKRRVMLGTYVLSAGYYDAYYGQAQKVRTLVRRDFQQAFERVDLIVAPTTPGVAFKMGEKEDPIQMYLNDIFTIPVNLAGLPGVSIPGGFTQTGLPIGLQLIGRAFDEARLLRAAHAYQQVTTWHQRKPPLTA